A window of the Halopseudomonas phragmitis genome harbors these coding sequences:
- a CDS encoding efflux RND transporter permease subunit, which translates to MDIAGYFIQRRVTSWLVALILGFGGLVAFLGLGRLEDPAFTLKMAMVVTPYPGASPQQVEEEVTYPLENAIQQLPYIDKITSISSAGLSQITIEVQSQYGPNDLPQIWDEMRRRINDLRPFLPPGVDEPRIRDDFGDVYGIFLMLSGDGYSYRELRDFADYLRRELVLVKGVGKVSLAGLPQEEVYVEISRARMTSLGISPLRLQQVLSNQNVVSDAGRMLVGSESIRLHPTGEFEDISELERLIISEPGSAQRVYLGDIATLRRGFSEQPDNLYRAQGERALGLGVSFAAHVNVVDVGQAVSQRLAELDSQRPAGMRIEQFYNQADEVQGSVRGFVLNFVMAVVIVIGVLLLFMGLRSGLLIGLVLALTVLGTFIFMKLLGIELQRISLGALVIALGMLVDNAIVIVEGILVGRQRGQSTLEAARSIVRQTKLPLLGATAIAIIAFAPIGLSEDATGEYCLSLFQVLLISLLLSWVTAITLTPFFASLFFKDGQPLSGGDSQEPYQGIIFSSYRRLLGFALHHRVAVSALLVVLLVVSVAGFGKVRQSFFPPSNTPMFFIDLWLPKGSDIRYTEEVVSEIDRHVLAQEGVTSVTSTIGQGALRFILTYFPQRQYSNFAQILVRTEDREQIEPLIAKLDQHLREHYPDVQAKLKQLMLGPGSDSKIEARFTGADPQVLRRIGAEAAAIIRADAVSSAVMHDWRERTKLVRPQFAEARAREIGVDKSDLDALLKMNFSGMTVGLYRDGTRLLPIVARTPDDERLNAATLNDLQVWSSARATYVPIEQVVSGFVTSWEDPLIMRLDRKRTLTVQADPSILSGQTAAQLFQRLRPQIEAIELPPGYSLEWGGEYESSRDARRAVFGSLPLGYLVMFLITILLFDSFKRATVIWLTVPLAIIGVTFGFLLTGIPFGFMALLGFLSLSGMLVKNGIVLVDEIRLQLDSGKAAYEALVDASISRVRPVSMAALTTILGMAPLLTDAFFQSMAVVIMFGLGFATVLTLVVLPMLYSLFLRIAIPRA; encoded by the coding sequence ATGGACATCGCCGGTTATTTCATCCAGCGTCGGGTCACCAGCTGGCTGGTGGCACTGATTCTCGGGTTTGGCGGGCTGGTCGCCTTTCTTGGGCTGGGGCGCCTGGAGGACCCGGCTTTTACCCTGAAGATGGCCATGGTGGTCACACCCTATCCCGGCGCCTCGCCGCAGCAGGTCGAGGAAGAAGTTACCTACCCGCTGGAAAACGCCATCCAGCAACTGCCCTACATTGACAAGATCACCTCGATCAGCAGCGCCGGGCTGTCGCAGATCACCATCGAGGTACAGAGCCAGTACGGCCCGAATGATCTGCCGCAGATCTGGGACGAGATGCGCCGGCGTATCAACGATCTGCGTCCGTTCCTGCCACCAGGGGTCGATGAGCCGCGTATTCGCGATGATTTCGGCGATGTTTATGGCATTTTCCTGATGCTCAGTGGTGACGGCTACAGCTACCGCGAACTGCGCGACTTTGCCGACTACCTGCGCCGCGAACTGGTGCTGGTCAAGGGCGTGGGTAAGGTCAGCCTGGCCGGTCTGCCGCAGGAGGAAGTCTATGTGGAAATTTCCCGGGCGCGCATGACCAGCCTGGGTATTTCCCCGCTGCGCCTGCAACAGGTGCTGAGCAACCAGAACGTGGTATCCGATGCCGGGCGCATGCTGGTCGGCAGCGAGTCGATCCGCCTGCACCCGACCGGTGAATTCGAGGATATCAGCGAGTTGGAACGCCTGATCATCAGCGAGCCGGGCAGCGCCCAGCGTGTCTACCTGGGTGATATCGCCACCCTGCGCCGGGGCTTCAGCGAGCAGCCGGACAACCTCTACCGGGCCCAGGGTGAGCGCGCACTGGGGCTGGGCGTATCGTTCGCCGCCCATGTCAATGTGGTCGATGTCGGCCAGGCGGTCAGCCAGCGGCTGGCCGAACTGGATAGCCAACGCCCAGCCGGGATGCGCATCGAGCAGTTCTACAATCAGGCCGATGAAGTTCAGGGTTCGGTCCGCGGTTTCGTACTCAACTTCGTCATGGCGGTGGTCATCGTTATCGGTGTACTGCTGCTGTTCATGGGCCTGCGCAGCGGCCTGCTGATCGGTCTGGTACTGGCTCTGACGGTACTGGGCACCTTCATTTTCATGAAGCTGCTGGGGATCGAGTTGCAACGCATCTCGCTCGGGGCGCTGGTGATCGCCCTGGGGATGCTGGTGGACAATGCCATCGTCATTGTCGAGGGCATCCTGGTCGGCCGTCAGCGCGGTCAGAGCACGCTGGAGGCGGCCCGCTCGATCGTGCGCCAGACCAAGCTGCCGCTGCTCGGCGCTACCGCCATCGCAATCATCGCCTTCGCCCCCATCGGGCTGTCAGAAGACGCCACCGGCGAATACTGTCTGTCGCTGTTTCAAGTGTTGCTGATTTCCCTGCTGCTGAGCTGGGTCACCGCCATCACCCTGACGCCGTTCTTTGCCAGCCTGTTCTTCAAGGATGGCCAGCCCCTGAGCGGCGGCGATAGCCAGGAGCCGTATCAGGGCATCATTTTCAGCAGCTATCGACGGCTGCTCGGCTTTGCCCTGCACCATCGGGTCGCGGTCAGTGCCCTGCTGGTGGTGTTGCTGGTGGTCTCTGTGGCCGGCTTTGGCAAGGTACGCCAGAGCTTTTTCCCGCCGTCCAACACGCCGATGTTCTTTATCGATCTGTGGCTGCCCAAGGGCAGCGACATCCGCTACACCGAGGAAGTCGTCAGTGAAATTGACCGCCATGTACTGGCTCAGGAGGGCGTGACCTCAGTCACCTCTACCATTGGCCAGGGCGCACTGCGTTTCATCCTGACCTATTTCCCCCAGCGCCAGTACTCCAACTTCGCCCAGATTCTGGTGCGCACCGAGGACCGTGAACAGATCGAACCGCTGATCGCCAAGCTGGATCAACACCTGCGCGAGCACTACCCGGACGTTCAGGCCAAGCTCAAGCAGTTGATGCTCGGCCCCGGCTCAGACAGTAAGATCGAGGCTCGTTTCACCGGTGCCGATCCGCAAGTGCTGCGCCGGATCGGTGCCGAGGCGGCGGCGATCATCCGCGCCGATGCGGTCTCCAGCGCAGTGATGCATGACTGGCGCGAACGCACCAAGTTGGTCCGGCCACAATTTGCCGAGGCCCGGGCCCGTGAAATCGGAGTCGACAAGAGCGATCTGGATGCACTGTTGAAGATGAACTTCAGCGGCATGACCGTTGGCCTGTACCGCGACGGCACCCGGCTGCTGCCGATCGTTGCCCGCACCCCGGATGACGAACGACTGAACGCCGCTACCCTCAATGACCTGCAGGTCTGGAGCAGCGCCCGCGCCACCTATGTGCCGATCGAGCAGGTGGTAAGCGGCTTTGTCACCAGTTGGGAAGACCCACTGATCATGCGTCTGGATCGCAAGCGCACCCTGACCGTACAGGCCGACCCGAGCATTCTCAGCGGCCAGACCGCCGCCCAATTGTTCCAGCGCCTGCGCCCGCAGATCGAGGCCATCGAGCTGCCGCCGGGGTACAGCCTGGAATGGGGTGGTGAATACGAAAGCTCGCGCGACGCCCGCCGGGCGGTATTCGGCAGTCTGCCGCTGGGTTATCTGGTGATGTTCCTGATCACCATCCTGTTGTTTGACTCGTTCAAACGAGCTACGGTGATCTGGCTGACCGTGCCGCTGGCAATCATCGGCGTGACCTTTGGCTTCCTGCTGACCGGCATACCGTTCGGTTTCATGGCTCTGCTCGGCTTTCTCAGCCTCAGCGGCATGCTGGTCAAGAACGGTATCGTGCTGGTCGATGAGATCCGGCTGCAGCTGGATAGCGGCAAGGCCGCCTATGAGGCGCTGGTCGATGCCTCGATCAGCCGGGTCCGACCGGTATCGATGGCAGCTCTGACCACCATTCTCGGCATGGCCCCGCTGCTGACCGATGCGTTCTTCCAGAGCATGGCGGTAGTGATCATGTTTGGTCTGGGCTTCGCCACCGTGTTGACCCTGGTGGTATTGCCGATGCTCTACAGCCTGTTCTTGCGTATTGCCATTCCCCGGGCCTGA
- a CDS encoding DUF190 domain-containing protein, with the protein MNGYLISFYTQQDRQHRGQPLGHWLIGLARELELRGATLSAALEGFGHSGELRSARFFEHAQQPLVVRIAATEDECARLFQRLDQEDFDLFYVKTPAELGHVGKRVARDA; encoded by the coding sequence ATGAACGGTTATCTGATCAGTTTCTATACCCAACAGGATCGTCAGCACCGCGGCCAGCCATTGGGCCACTGGCTGATTGGCCTGGCTCGGGAGCTGGAGCTGCGTGGCGCAACGCTGTCAGCCGCGCTGGAAGGTTTCGGGCACAGTGGTGAGCTGCGCTCGGCGCGTTTCTTCGAGCACGCCCAGCAGCCGCTGGTGGTGCGTATCGCTGCGACCGAAGACGAGTGCGCGCGGCTGTTTCAGCGGCTGGATCAGGAGGATTTTGACCTGTTCTACGTCAAGACCCCGGCTGAGCTAGGGCATGTTGGCAAGCGCGTGGCCCGTGACGCCTGA
- the crcB gene encoding fluoride efflux transporter CrcB, with the protein MLKSLLAIALGASVGASFRWWLGLKLNTLFPAIPLGTLTANLIGSYIAGLGIALLANMPSLSPEWRLLLITGFCGGLTTFSTFSAETFALLQDGRGLMALGAIALHVTGSLLMLAVGFYSMQLLQGQMGGGL; encoded by the coding sequence ATGTTGAAATCCTTGCTGGCTATCGCCCTGGGCGCCTCGGTCGGTGCCAGTTTCCGCTGGTGGCTGGGGCTCAAGCTCAATACATTGTTTCCAGCCATTCCACTGGGCACCCTGACTGCTAATCTTATTGGTAGCTATATCGCCGGACTGGGCATTGCGCTGCTGGCCAACATGCCCTCTCTCAGCCCGGAGTGGCGGCTGCTGCTGATTACCGGTTTCTGTGGCGGGCTGACCACCTTTTCGACCTTCTCCGCCGAAACCTTTGCGCTGTTGCAGGATGGTCGGGGGCTGATGGCGCTGGGAGCGATTGCCCTGCATGTCACGGGCTCGCTGCTGATGCTGGCGGTCGGGTTCTACAGCATGCAGCTTCTTCAGGGGCAAATGGGAGGAGGTCTGTAA